A genome region from Penaeus vannamei isolate JL-2024 chromosome 20, ASM4276789v1, whole genome shotgun sequence includes the following:
- the LOC113803971 gene encoding uncharacterized protein isoform X1: protein MEHVWSPMSTNTFRTSRSDTLATVMEGNVAGSCLCKGVQYYVPDKPLQWFRCHCSMCRKAIGSEHCTFIAVNDTNLEYKSKKTLKEFQSSEHVVRAFCSTCGCSISMKYDSEVDLIWFNAATLDVDLPVVDPHQVYLKDRVPYLDIMSQAPSAIDQSMCADKDL from the coding sequence ATCTGACACACTAGCAACTGTCATGGAAGGAAACGTTGCAGGATCTTGTCTTTGCAAAGGAGTCCAGTATTATGTTCCCGACAAGCCTTTACAGTGGTTTCGGTGCCACTGCTCCATGTGCAGGAAGGCCATCGGTTCAGAACACTGCACTTTCATTGCTGTGAATGATACAAACCTGGAGTACAAAAGCAAGAAAACTCTCAAGGAATTCCAAAGCTCAGAGCATGTAGTGAGGGCTTTCTGCAGCACTTGTGGATGTTCAATCAGTATGAAGTATGATAGTGAAGTAGATTTGATTTGGTTTAATGCTGCAACTTTAGACGTAGATCTTCCAGTAGTTGACCCTCACCAAGTTTACCTCAAGGATAGGGTGCCTTACCTGGACATCATGTCTCAGGCACCAAGTGCTATTGACCAGTCAATGTGTGCAGATAAAGATTTATAG
- the LOC113803971 gene encoding uncharacterized protein isoform X2, translating into MEGNVAGSCLCKGVQYYVPDKPLQWFRCHCSMCRKAIGSEHCTFIAVNDTNLEYKSKKTLKEFQSSEHVVRAFCSTCGCSISMKYDSEVDLIWFNAATLDVDLPVVDPHQVYLKDRVPYLDIMSQAPSAIDQSMCADKDL; encoded by the coding sequence ATGGAAGGAAACGTTGCAGGATCTTGTCTTTGCAAAGGAGTCCAGTATTATGTTCCCGACAAGCCTTTACAGTGGTTTCGGTGCCACTGCTCCATGTGCAGGAAGGCCATCGGTTCAGAACACTGCACTTTCATTGCTGTGAATGATACAAACCTGGAGTACAAAAGCAAGAAAACTCTCAAGGAATTCCAAAGCTCAGAGCATGTAGTGAGGGCTTTCTGCAGCACTTGTGGATGTTCAATCAGTATGAAGTATGATAGTGAAGTAGATTTGATTTGGTTTAATGCTGCAACTTTAGACGTAGATCTTCCAGTAGTTGACCCTCACCAAGTTTACCTCAAGGATAGGGTGCCTTACCTGGACATCATGTCTCAGGCACCAAGTGCTATTGACCAGTCAATGTGTGCAGATAAAGATTTATAG